In Stenotrophomonas sp. ESTM1D_MKCIP4_1, a single genomic region encodes these proteins:
- a CDS encoding MoxR family ATPase gives MNLPPPMPESASPTTTSALHAAFTGLRDALSAEIVGQAALVERLLIALLADGHLLVEGAPGLAKTTAIRALASRLESDFARVQFTPDLLPADLTGTEIWRPQEGRFEFVPGPIFHPILLADEINRAPAKVQSALLEAMGERQVTVGRHTYALPSLFLVMATQNPIEQEGTFPLPEAQLDRFLMHVRIGYPDQAAESEILRLARERARGALGEAAPAPDKLPMQVVFDARREVLDLHMAPALERYLIELVLASRDPSRYDASLGRRIAWGASPRGSIALERCARARAWLAGRDFVTPDDVRAVAADVLRHRVLPSYEATAEGWDGERLVQELLARVPAP, from the coding sequence ATGAACCTGCCACCGCCGATGCCCGAATCCGCCTCCCCGACCACTACCTCCGCGCTGCATGCGGCCTTCACCGGTCTGCGCGATGCGCTCTCGGCCGAGATCGTCGGCCAGGCCGCGCTGGTGGAGCGCCTGCTGATCGCCCTGCTGGCGGATGGCCACCTGCTGGTCGAAGGCGCCCCCGGTCTGGCCAAGACCACCGCCATCCGCGCGCTGGCCTCCCGCCTCGAATCGGATTTCGCTCGTGTCCAGTTCACCCCGGACCTGCTGCCGGCCGATCTGACCGGCACCGAGATCTGGCGCCCGCAGGAAGGGCGTTTCGAGTTCGTACCGGGCCCGATCTTCCATCCGATCCTGCTGGCCGACGAAATCAACCGTGCCCCGGCCAAGGTGCAGTCCGCGCTGCTGGAAGCGATGGGCGAACGCCAGGTCACGGTGGGCCGCCATACCTATGCGCTGCCGTCGCTGTTCCTGGTGATGGCCACGCAGAACCCGATAGAGCAGGAGGGCACGTTCCCGTTGCCCGAAGCACAGCTGGACCGCTTCCTGATGCACGTGCGCATCGGCTACCCCGACCAGGCCGCCGAATCGGAGATCCTGCGCCTGGCGCGTGAGCGCGCCCGTGGCGCCCTCGGCGAAGCCGCGCCCGCGCCGGACAAGCTGCCGATGCAGGTGGTGTTCGATGCCCGCCGCGAAGTGCTGGACCTGCACATGGCGCCGGCCCTGGAGCGCTACCTGATCGAGCTGGTGCTGGCCTCGCGCGATCCGTCGCGCTACGACGCCAGCCTCGGTCGACGCATCGCCTGGGGCGCAAGCCCGCGTGGTTCCATCGCACTGGAACGCTGTGCACGCGCGCGTGCGTGGCTGGCCGGTCGTGACTTCGTGACCCCGGACGACGTGCGTGCCGTGGCTGCCGACGTGCTGCGCCACCGCGTGCTGCCCAGCTACGAAGCCACCGCGGAAGGCTGGGATGGCGAGCGCCTGGTGCAGGAACTGCTGGCCCGCGTGCCGGCCCCCTGA
- a CDS encoding pilus assembly protein PilM: MGLIPKSQSPLIGVDISSTAVKLLQLSRSGNRFRVEHYAVEPLPPNAVVEKNIVEVEAVGEAIRRAMNRSGSKAKLAAAAVAGSAVITKVIPMPADLDESDMEAQIELEAVNYIPYPIEEVNLDFEVIGAIPNNPEMVQVLLAASRSENVELRQSALELGGLQAKVMDVEAFAVENAFALVASELPVSHDGVVALVDIGATMTTLNVLRGGRSLYSREQVFGGKQLTDEIMRRYGLSYEEAGLAKRQGGLPESYEVEVLEPFKEATVQQISRLLQFFYAGSEFNRVDHIVLAGGCAALAGLPEMVEEQLGVPTVVANPLAQMTLGPKVQAQALAQDAPALMIATGLALRSFD; this comes from the coding sequence GTGGGGCTCATCCCAAAAAGTCAGTCGCCGCTCATTGGCGTCGACATCAGTTCGACTGCGGTGAAGCTGTTGCAGCTTTCCCGCAGCGGCAATCGTTTTCGCGTGGAACACTACGCCGTGGAACCATTGCCGCCGAATGCTGTGGTTGAAAAGAACATCGTCGAAGTGGAGGCCGTGGGTGAGGCCATCCGCCGGGCGATGAACCGTTCCGGCAGCAAGGCCAAGCTGGCCGCGGCCGCCGTGGCTGGTTCGGCGGTGATCACCAAGGTGATCCCGATGCCGGCCGACCTCGACGAAAGCGACATGGAAGCCCAGATCGAGCTGGAAGCGGTCAACTACATTCCGTACCCGATCGAGGAAGTGAACCTGGACTTCGAGGTGATCGGGGCGATCCCGAACAACCCGGAAATGGTCCAGGTGCTGCTGGCGGCCTCGCGCTCCGAGAACGTCGAGCTGCGCCAGTCGGCGCTGGAGCTGGGCGGCCTGCAGGCCAAGGTGATGGACGTGGAGGCCTTTGCGGTCGAGAACGCCTTCGCCCTGGTGGCCAGCGAGCTGCCGGTGTCCCACGACGGCGTGGTGGCCCTGGTCGACATCGGCGCCACCATGACCACCCTCAATGTCCTGCGCGGCGGCCGCAGCCTGTACAGCCGCGAACAGGTGTTCGGTGGCAAGCAGCTGACCGACGAGATCATGCGCCGTTACGGCCTGAGCTACGAAGAAGCCGGCCTGGCCAAGCGCCAGGGCGGCCTGCCGGAAAGCTACGAAGTGGAAGTGCTTGAGCCGTTCAAGGAAGCAACGGTCCAGCAGATCAGCCGTCTGCTGCAGTTCTTCTACGCGGGCAGTGAATTCAACCGGGTCGACCACATCGTGCTGGCCGGCGGGTGTGCCGCCCTGGCCGGTCTGCCGGAGATGGTCGAAGAGCAGCTGGGCGTGCCCACCGTGGTGGCCAACCCGCTGGCACAGATGACCCTGGGGCCGAAGGTGCAGGCGCAGGCGCTTGCCCAGGATGCCCCCGCGCTGATGATCGCTACCGGTCTGGCACTGAGGAGCTTCGACTGA
- a CDS encoding DUF58 domain-containing protein: protein MSPPSVPQPASVVEGDGLRPQLAELVALRRLAQRPPPPRRGRVGNAGQAPSPMRGRGMEYAESREYVPGDDARHIDWRVTARTGRAHTKLFQAERERVSLIVADTSPALYFGTRVRFKSVQAARAGAVAAWSAQRRGDRIGALRGSDREAPVAPAGGPRGVLRVLDALTRWYAQPPADDLGLERALDHAGRVLRPGARMLVLADPQQALRIAPARWSALAQHHDLSLLLLVDPLELQPPSAPLQFLAAQQRIGLDLRRSEVQAHWRAHFVEPLQAMRQQLAARRVDVQLLSTDAPSDAWLAPAPTEVPA from the coding sequence ATGTCCCCTCCATCCGTACCACAGCCTGCCAGCGTGGTTGAAGGCGATGGCCTGCGCCCGCAGCTGGCGGAGCTGGTGGCCCTGCGCCGGTTGGCCCAGCGGCCACCGCCGCCGCGCCGTGGCCGCGTGGGCAATGCCGGGCAGGCGCCTTCACCGATGCGGGGGCGCGGCATGGAATACGCCGAATCACGCGAATATGTGCCCGGCGATGATGCGCGGCACATCGACTGGCGGGTGACCGCGCGCACTGGTCGCGCCCACACCAAGCTCTTCCAGGCCGAACGCGAGCGGGTCAGCCTGATCGTGGCGGACACATCGCCTGCGCTTTACTTCGGCACGCGTGTACGCTTCAAATCCGTGCAGGCCGCGCGCGCGGGTGCGGTAGCCGCATGGTCCGCACAGCGGCGTGGCGATCGTATCGGTGCCCTGCGTGGCAGTGACCGCGAAGCCCCGGTTGCACCGGCCGGCGGACCGCGTGGCGTGCTGCGCGTGCTCGATGCACTGACCCGCTGGTATGCACAGCCGCCCGCCGATGATCTTGGGCTGGAACGCGCCCTGGACCACGCCGGCCGCGTGCTGCGCCCCGGGGCGCGCATGCTGGTGCTGGCCGACCCCCAGCAGGCCCTGCGCATTGCGCCGGCACGCTGGAGTGCACTGGCCCAGCACCACGACCTGAGCCTGCTGCTGCTGGTTGATCCGCTGGAACTGCAGCCGCCCTCGGCGCCACTGCAGTTCCTGGCGGCACAGCAGCGTATCGGCCTGGACCTGCGCCGCAGCGAAGTGCAGGCACACTGGCGCGCGCACTTCGTCGAACCGCTGCAGGCGATGCGCCAGCAGCTGGCCGCACGCCGGGTCGACGTGCAGCTCCTTTCCACCGATGCGCCCAGCGATGCCTGGCTTGCCCCCGCGCCGACCGAGGTGCCGGCATGA
- a CDS encoding VWA domain-containing protein has protein sequence MSLLASYWPWPDLQLAWPLALLALPVPLLMYFWRRRAEPGAALRVPYAAAELQALAGGGRVDASWLRTVILWLAWAALCVAMARPQQLGEAITPPQQGRQMMLAMDVSGSMSEPDMVLGSQAVERLTAAKAVLADFLDRRAGDRVGLLVFGDRAYTLTPITADLASVRDQLRDSVVGLAGRETAIGDAIALAVKRLRSQPEGQRVLILLTDGVSNAGVLEPLRAAELARAEGVRVHTVAFGSDGSMRLFGIPIASDRDPVDEATLRKIAEMTGGRFFRARDTDQLAGIYAELDQLEPIAAKGPSLRPRNECYAWPLALAVLLGALAWLWPERRR, from the coding sequence ATGAGCCTGCTGGCAAGTTACTGGCCCTGGCCGGATCTGCAGCTGGCCTGGCCTCTTGCGCTGCTGGCGCTGCCCGTGCCGCTGCTGATGTATTTCTGGCGACGTCGTGCCGAGCCCGGCGCCGCCCTGCGCGTGCCGTACGCCGCTGCCGAGCTGCAGGCACTGGCCGGCGGCGGGCGGGTGGATGCATCGTGGCTGCGCACGGTGATTCTGTGGCTGGCCTGGGCCGCGCTGTGCGTAGCAATGGCGCGGCCACAGCAGCTGGGTGAGGCGATCACCCCGCCGCAGCAGGGCCGGCAGATGATGCTGGCGATGGATGTGTCGGGCAGCATGAGCGAGCCGGACATGGTGCTGGGTTCGCAGGCGGTGGAACGGCTGACCGCGGCCAAGGCCGTGCTGGCCGACTTCCTCGACCGCCGCGCGGGCGACCGAGTGGGCCTGCTGGTGTTCGGTGATCGCGCCTACACGCTCACGCCGATCACCGCCGACCTGGCCAGCGTACGCGACCAGCTGCGTGACAGCGTGGTCGGCCTGGCTGGACGCGAAACCGCCATCGGCGATGCCATCGCGCTGGCGGTCAAGCGATTGCGCAGCCAGCCCGAAGGCCAGCGCGTGCTGATTCTGCTGACCGACGGCGTCAGCAATGCCGGCGTGCTGGAACCGCTGCGTGCAGCCGAACTGGCCCGTGCCGAAGGCGTGCGCGTGCATACCGTGGCCTTTGGCAGCGACGGCAGCATGCGTCTGTTCGGCATTCCCATCGCCAGTGACCGCGACCCGGTGGATGAAGCCACCCTGCGTAAAATCGCCGAGATGACCGGCGGCCGTTTCTTCCGCGCCCGCGATACCGATCAGCTGGCCGGCATCTACGCCGAACTGGACCAGCTGGAACCGATCGCGGCAAAGGGCCCGAGCCTGCGCCCGCGCAACGAATGCTATGCCTGGCCGCTGGCCCTGGCCGTGCTGTTGGGCGCGCTGGCATGGTTGTGGCCGGAGCGACGTCGATGA
- a CDS encoding PilN domain-containing protein — protein sequence MARINLLPWRAERRKQRQREFGVMLGMAALGGLLLSLLIWFYYDMQVSGQQDRNAYLQAEIEKVQKQNEEIKRLDEQKSRLLARKAVIEQLQAKRSQMVHLFDALVRTIPDGVVLTSLQQDGDMLTLEGRTQSNARVSAYMRNLDVSGWMTNPELSIIEASTPEKDKDIHPGGPVADIKALPYVFKVTVKLPAQSDETTTPGLNPDGSVSAPGAAAPAVAPLAAGADASAPAPGQAPAPAGATPAPAAAPATPPATPPAPAANPPAAPKTEGSRLAQPPQAFHAPLQGDRA from the coding sequence ATGGCACGCATCAATCTATTGCCCTGGCGCGCCGAGCGGCGCAAGCAGCGCCAGCGTGAGTTCGGCGTCATGCTGGGCATGGCCGCGCTCGGTGGCCTGCTGCTGTCGCTGTTGATCTGGTTCTACTACGACATGCAGGTCAGCGGGCAGCAGGACCGCAACGCTTACCTGCAGGCCGAGATCGAGAAGGTCCAGAAGCAGAACGAGGAGATCAAGCGCCTCGACGAGCAGAAGAGCCGTCTGCTGGCCCGCAAGGCGGTGATCGAACAGCTGCAGGCCAAGCGTTCGCAGATGGTCCATCTGTTCGACGCGCTGGTCCGCACCATCCCCGATGGCGTGGTGCTCACCTCGCTGCAGCAGGACGGTGACATGCTCACCCTGGAAGGCCGCACCCAGTCCAACGCACGCGTTTCGGCGTACATGCGCAACCTGGACGTGTCCGGCTGGATGACCAACCCGGAACTGTCGATCATCGAAGCCAGCACGCCGGAGAAGGACAAGGACATCCACCCGGGCGGCCCTGTGGCCGACATCAAGGCGCTGCCGTACGTGTTCAAGGTGACGGTGAAGCTGCCGGCGCAGAGCGACGAGACGACCACGCCCGGCCTGAACCCCGATGGCAGCGTGAGTGCGCCCGGCGCTGCGGCACCTGCCGTGGCTCCGTTGGCGGCTGGCGCGGACGCGTCGGCACCGGCACCGGGCCAGGCACCTGCCCCGGCCGGCGCGACCCCGGCACCCGCTGCCGCACCCGCAACGCCTCCGGCAACCCCGCCTGCTCCAGCGGCCAATCCGCCGGCTGCGCCCAAGACTGAAGGGAGCCGACTGGCACAACCGCCGCAGGCCTTCCATGCCCCGCTGCAGGGGGACCGCGCATGA
- a CDS encoding pilus assembly protein PilP: MIRSFIARGGMAMAVLLLAGCGRGITSTPGDAPNLEKWVESERARPAQPLEPLPVMQQFETFEYSAQGMRDPFTDAWANPQQGAGGTRPDPNRRKEPLEGFPLDALDMVGTIGTGGSTVALVMGPDKVTYRVRPGGYLGQSDGRVTAVYEDRVELIELVPDGAGGWLERPATLALDDQ; encoded by the coding sequence GTGATCCGTTCCTTCATTGCACGGGGTGGCATGGCGATGGCGGTGTTGTTGCTGGCCGGCTGCGGCCGCGGCATCACCAGCACGCCGGGCGACGCCCCCAATCTGGAAAAATGGGTTGAAAGCGAGCGCGCGCGACCGGCGCAGCCGCTCGAACCGCTGCCGGTGATGCAGCAGTTCGAGACCTTCGAGTACTCCGCGCAGGGCATGCGCGATCCGTTCACTGATGCCTGGGCCAATCCGCAGCAGGGGGCTGGGGGAACCCGTCCGGACCCGAACCGGCGCAAGGAGCCGCTTGAAGGCTTCCCGCTGGATGCGTTGGACATGGTGGGCACCATCGGTACAGGCGGCAGCACGGTCGCGCTGGTGATGGGGCCGGACAAGGTGACCTACCGGGTGCGCCCGGGCGGGTACCTTGGGCAGAGCGACGGGCGGGTCACCGCGGTCTACGAAGACCGCGTGGAGCTGATCGAACTTGTGCCGGACGGTGCGGGGGGCTGGCTGGAACGTCCGGCCACGCTCGCGCTCGATGATCAATGA
- a CDS encoding VWA domain-containing protein: MIATILQRLEGILPQWSALHFLRPEWLWALLALPLIIAATLYRQRRSDAWRQAVDPHLLSHLLAAGGRRRVRLSWTILLGWTLAALALAGPSWRQQAQPMYQAGTPLVVVLDLSSRITATDLPPSRLLQARAKIGALLRARQGGQVALVVYADDAYTVAPLTDDTANVALYLDALAPDVMPRDGQHADRGVDWATQLLRQTGTLRGRILLITDQADAAAALAATQARSLGLQVSVLGLGTPTGAAYRDGSGQIAQAALDEGGLRTVATAGGGQYARIAADDRDLSALDVLDARDGSARPGTGQGAQWQDEGYWLLPPLMLLALLAFRRRAVLAAVLALGLLPLAGNLQAQPRDTPTKAAGTLWQRADQREHQRIAEGVQAYRNGDFDTARARFEGIDSDAGLYNLGNALARQGDYDGAIAAYDRALAKHPGMADAVANRAVVDAARKRKPPSNKDQNNRSNPDKGQGQQPPQQGQQQGQQQGQQQGQQGSPGQQDPKSGPPPGKQGQQPPQQGTPGEKNSQDAGPQAADAQAQAKADAEQRQRMQQAMQQSKPGEQGKPAVRGDGRTPQQREEQQAVEAWMRRVPDDPGSLLRTKFQLENERRKREGR; encoded by the coding sequence ATGATCGCCACGATTCTGCAGCGCCTGGAAGGCATCCTCCCGCAGTGGAGCGCACTGCATTTCCTGCGGCCGGAGTGGCTGTGGGCGCTGCTCGCGCTGCCGCTGATCATCGCTGCCACGCTCTACCGCCAACGGCGCAGCGACGCCTGGCGGCAGGCGGTCGACCCGCATCTGCTGTCGCACCTGCTGGCGGCCGGTGGTCGCCGCCGTGTGCGCCTGTCCTGGACCATCCTGCTGGGCTGGACGCTGGCGGCACTGGCCCTTGCCGGCCCGAGCTGGCGCCAGCAGGCGCAGCCGATGTACCAGGCCGGCACGCCGCTGGTGGTGGTCCTGGATCTGTCCAGCCGCATCACGGCCACCGATCTGCCGCCTTCGCGCCTGCTGCAGGCGCGGGCGAAGATCGGCGCCTTGCTGCGTGCACGCCAGGGCGGCCAGGTGGCGTTGGTGGTGTACGCCGATGACGCGTATACGGTCGCGCCACTGACCGATGACACGGCCAACGTGGCCCTGTATCTGGACGCACTGGCACCGGATGTGATGCCGCGCGACGGCCAGCATGCCGACCGCGGCGTCGACTGGGCCACCCAGCTGCTGCGCCAGACCGGCACGCTGCGCGGGCGCATCCTGCTCATCACCGACCAGGCCGACGCCGCCGCTGCACTCGCTGCAACGCAGGCGCGCAGTCTTGGCCTGCAGGTGTCGGTGCTGGGGCTGGGCACGCCAACGGGGGCGGCCTACCGCGATGGCAGTGGCCAGATCGCACAGGCCGCACTGGACGAAGGCGGTCTGCGCACAGTGGCCACCGCCGGTGGTGGCCAGTACGCGCGCATCGCCGCCGATGACCGCGACCTGTCTGCGCTGGATGTGCTTGATGCCCGTGATGGCAGCGCACGGCCGGGCACGGGGCAGGGCGCGCAGTGGCAGGACGAAGGCTACTGGCTGCTGCCGCCGCTGATGCTGCTGGCGCTGTTGGCGTTCCGCCGCCGCGCGGTGCTGGCTGCCGTGCTGGCGTTGGGCCTGTTGCCGCTGGCCGGCAACCTGCAGGCGCAACCGCGGGATACGCCGACGAAGGCCGCCGGCACGCTGTGGCAGCGTGCCGACCAGCGCGAGCACCAACGCATTGCCGAAGGCGTTCAGGCCTACCGCAACGGCGACTTCGATACCGCGCGTGCACGCTTCGAGGGCATCGACAGCGACGCCGGTCTGTACAACCTCGGCAACGCGCTGGCGCGACAGGGGGACTACGACGGCGCCATCGCCGCCTACGACCGCGCACTGGCCAAGCATCCGGGCATGGCCGACGCGGTGGCCAACCGCGCGGTGGTGGATGCCGCGCGCAAGCGCAAGCCGCCGTCGAACAAGGACCAGAACAACCGCTCCAACCCGGACAAGGGGCAGGGCCAGCAGCCGCCGCAGCAGGGCCAGCAGCAGGGCCAGCAGCAGGGCCAGCAGCAGGGCCAGCAGGGCAGTCCCGGGCAGCAGGATCCGAAGTCCGGGCCGCCGCCGGGCAAGCAGGGCCAGCAGCCACCGCAGCAGGGCACGCCCGGCGAAAAGAACAGCCAGGATGCCGGACCGCAGGCGGCCGACGCGCAGGCGCAGGCCAAGGCCGATGCCGAGCAGCGCCAGCGCATGCAGCAGGCCATGCAGCAATCGAAACCGGGCGAACAGGGCAA
- the pilO gene encoding type 4a pilus biogenesis protein PilO, with protein MSKKVDLKSLDFNDIGNWPRNAKIVFCTLIALVIMFVAYMLLISGKREELEGLESQEATLRQQFSTEQARAVNLEPLKQQLAQMEQVLQQMLRQLPSKTEMPDLIIDISQTALSSGLTNQLFEPEQEQIKEFYAEKPIKLKMVGSYHQFGAFVSGVASLPRVVILTMHDINLKPADKTGGSIRAGALELSGTVKTYRYLDESEIAEQQVEPGKEAQK; from the coding sequence ATGAGCAAGAAAGTCGACCTCAAGAGCCTGGATTTCAACGACATCGGCAACTGGCCGCGGAACGCGAAGATCGTGTTCTGCACGCTGATCGCCCTGGTCATCATGTTCGTTGCGTACATGCTGCTGATCAGCGGCAAGCGCGAGGAACTGGAGGGCCTGGAATCGCAGGAAGCCACGCTGCGCCAGCAGTTCAGCACCGAACAGGCGCGTGCGGTGAACCTGGAACCGCTCAAGCAGCAGCTGGCGCAGATGGAGCAGGTACTGCAGCAGATGCTGCGGCAGCTGCCCAGCAAGACCGAGATGCCCGATCTGATCATCGACATCTCGCAGACCGCGCTGTCCAGCGGCCTGACCAACCAGCTGTTCGAGCCGGAACAGGAACAGATCAAGGAGTTCTACGCCGAGAAGCCGATCAAGCTGAAGATGGTGGGCAGCTACCACCAGTTCGGCGCGTTCGTCAGTGGCGTGGCCTCGTTGCCGCGCGTGGTCATCCTGACCATGCACGACATCAACCTGAAGCCGGCCGACAAGACCGGGGGCAGCATCCGTGCCGGTGCACTGGAGCTGTCCGGTACGGTCAAGACCTACCGTTACCTGGATGAGTCGGAGATCGCCGAACAGCAGGTTGAACCCGGCAAGGAGGCACAGAAGTGA
- a CDS encoding type IV pilus secretin PilQ family protein has translation MTFHQAKGLRPIRRSTLNRISALGVALMLACAPALAAAPAEKPASTAVAPQATAPASLSVQRIDFKRGDDGSGRLIVQFDGQGAIPDLRTQDNSVVVDVGNARLPANLQKPLNVTDFATPVQRIDAKPSGAGTQLVLSTGGAVESLAYQSGNEYVVEISARKAPAAVGAVTAGSVTQAAKGVPQRGYSGKPVTFNFQDVPVRTVLQLIAEESNLNVVASDSVQGNVTLRLVNVPWDQALDIVLRAKGMDKRQDGSVIWVAPQAELAKFEQEKEDARIAIENREDLVTDYVQINYHSASQIFKALTEAKGIGGGSGGGGSGGNGSASQEESGFLSARGRIVADERTNTLMISDIPKKIARMRELINVIDRPVDQVLIESRIVIATDTFARELGAKFGISGSRDNVYFGGNLASTAATRQSQVDTANTNANAVREWIAGGSVGPAPIPISPTISRGLNWELPVASTSNPGSLALSILNAGYLLDVELSAMQEESRGEVISNPRVVTTNQREALIKQGKEIGYVTISGGGAGGGAQTPNVQFKEVVLELKVTPTITDDNRVFLNMAVKKDEVQRYITLAGYGEIPEINRREVNTAVLVEDGQTVVIGGVYEFTDRSSVSKVPFLGDVPFLGNLFKKRGRNKDKAELLVFVTPKVLRVAKKS, from the coding sequence ATGACTTTTCACCAAGCCAAGGGGCTGCGACCCATCCGGCGCTCTACCTTGAACCGCATCAGCGCGCTGGGAGTCGCGCTGATGCTGGCCTGCGCTCCGGCGCTGGCTGCCGCACCGGCCGAAAAGCCGGCCAGCACCGCCGTCGCACCGCAGGCCACCGCGCCGGCGTCGCTGTCGGTGCAGCGGATCGATTTCAAACGCGGCGATGACGGCAGCGGCCGCCTGATCGTCCAGTTCGACGGCCAGGGCGCAATCCCTGACCTGCGCACGCAGGACAACAGCGTGGTGGTCGACGTGGGCAACGCCCGCCTGCCGGCCAACCTGCAGAAGCCGCTGAACGTCACCGACTTCGCCACGCCGGTGCAGCGCATCGACGCCAAGCCGTCCGGCGCGGGCACCCAGCTGGTGCTGAGCACCGGCGGTGCGGTTGAATCGCTGGCCTACCAGAGCGGCAACGAGTACGTGGTCGAAATCAGCGCGCGCAAGGCGCCGGCTGCGGTCGGCGCGGTCACCGCTGGCAGCGTCACCCAGGCCGCCAAGGGCGTGCCGCAGCGTGGCTACAGTGGCAAGCCGGTGACCTTCAACTTCCAGGACGTGCCGGTGCGCACCGTGCTGCAGTTGATCGCCGAAGAGTCCAACCTGAATGTCGTCGCGTCCGATTCGGTGCAGGGCAATGTGACCCTGCGCCTGGTCAACGTGCCGTGGGACCAGGCACTGGACATCGTGCTGCGCGCCAAGGGCATGGACAAGCGCCAGGACGGCAGCGTGATCTGGGTCGCGCCGCAGGCTGAACTGGCCAAGTTCGAACAGGAAAAGGAAGACGCACGCATCGCCATCGAGAACCGCGAGGATCTGGTGACCGATTACGTGCAGATCAACTACCACAGCGCCTCGCAGATCTTCAAAGCACTGACCGAAGCCAAGGGCATCGGTGGTGGCTCGGGCGGTGGTGGTTCCGGTGGCAACGGCAGCGCCAGCCAGGAGGAAAGTGGTTTCCTCTCCGCGCGCGGCCGCATCGTCGCCGACGAGCGCACCAACACCCTGATGATCAGCGACATCCCGAAGAAGATCGCGCGCATGCGCGAGCTGATCAACGTGATCGATCGCCCGGTCGACCAGGTGCTGATCGAAAGCCGCATCGTCATCGCTACCGACACGTTTGCCCGTGAGCTGGGTGCCAAGTTCGGCATCAGCGGCAGCCGCGACAACGTGTACTTCGGTGGCAACCTGGCTTCGACGGCGGCAACCCGCCAGTCGCAGGTGGATACCGCCAACACCAACGCAAATGCCGTGCGCGAGTGGATTGCCGGTGGCAGCGTCGGCCCGGCGCCGATTCCGATCTCTCCGACCATTTCCCGTGGCCTGAACTGGGAACTGCCGGTGGCCTCCACCAGCAATCCGGGTTCGCTGGCGCTGTCCATTCTCAACGCGGGCTACCTGCTGGACGTCGAACTGTCGGCCATGCAGGAAGAGTCGCGCGGCGAAGTGATCTCCAACCCGCGCGTGGTGACCACCAACCAGCGCGAGGCCCTCATCAAGCAGGGTAAGGAAATCGGCTACGTGACCATCAGCGGCGGCGGTGCTGGTGGTGGTGCGCAGACCCCGAACGTGCAGTTCAAGGAAGTGGTTCTGGAACTGAAGGTCACCCCGACCATCACCGACGACAACCGCGTGTTCCTGAACATGGCGGTCAAGAAAGACGAAGTGCAGCGCTACATCACCCTGGCTGGCTACGGCGAAATTCCGGAAATCAACCGTCGCGAGGTCAACACCGCCGTGCTGGTGGAAGACGGCCAGACCGTGGTGATCGGTGGCGTGTACGAGTTCACCGACCGCAGCAGCGTCAGCAAGGTGCCGTTCCTGGGCGATGTCCCGTTCCTGGGCAATCTGTTCAAGAAGCGTGGCCGCAACAAGGACAAGGCCGAACTGCTGGTGTTCGTGACCCCGAAGGTGCTGCGCGTGGCCAAGAAGAGCTGA
- a CDS encoding DUF4381 family protein, protein MSAALPLRDVALPPAPSWWPPAPGWLMLSAALLLVLGIVVFFIQRRRRRRQRWLQQFDDELHAAPGAAAELAAIAGLLRRAARLAQPGSEALYDHAWWQRIDPKENLAEPQRRLLAEGAYRPQVAADEVADVRRWARERYLQLLQERRR, encoded by the coding sequence ATGAGCGCGGCCCTGCCACTGCGCGATGTCGCGCTGCCGCCCGCGCCCTCGTGGTGGCCGCCCGCACCGGGATGGTTGATGCTGTCTGCCGCGCTGCTGCTGGTGCTGGGCATCGTTGTCTTCTTCATCCAGCGGCGGCGTCGACGGCGCCAGCGCTGGCTGCAGCAGTTCGACGACGAGCTGCACGCGGCGCCGGGTGCAGCGGCCGAACTGGCGGCCATCGCCGGGCTGCTGCGTCGCGCCGCCCGCCTGGCCCAGCCGGGCAGCGAGGCACTGTACGACCACGCGTGGTGGCAGCGTATCGACCCGAAGGAAAACCTGGCTGAGCCGCAGCGACGCCTGCTGGCTGAAGGCGCCTACCGGCCGCAGGTGGCGGCGGACGAGGTGGCCGATGTGCGCCGCTGGGCACGCGAACGCTACCTGCAACTGCTGCAGGAGCGCCGCCGATGA